A region from the Ammospiza nelsoni isolate bAmmNel1 chromosome 1, bAmmNel1.pri, whole genome shotgun sequence genome encodes:
- the XKR9 gene encoding XK-related protein 9 codes for MAVAHMVKFTKQNFFFLVGGMIIYVVDIGVDFWVASRYFCQGQYSWSILILCFRGLSSIITQIFSYEWFKNDWEGTDTGKLKLVFLVHLFHCGIFIRYWFALKYGCQAAFKQTSSRGTSETDPSNFIQKQTIDAVTDINMLRVFKAFLETTPQLFLQIYILMEHGKTHFYQYAAIMMSFCGISLSMVDYQISLRKSLPDKDEFHLFSKFVYLFYKLLTITSWILSISLITLLNVRISVILLIFLWICGFIWTLKQNTTFCKSKKMEYLYRTVVGIILFFSFFNIKGRRTKFCISIYYATHTVVTLGILFVYMFWKPFIIKEICFTIVSILTLSSLVLGIIFLVVYYSHFHPTTYCTPQAYSDEMDGGAGQKVRVKSGRFQNFLMQ; via the exons ATGGCAGTTGCACACATGGTGAAATTTACTaagcagaatttcttttttttagttgGTGGAATGATAATTTATGTAGTTGATATTGGAGTGGACTTCTGGGTAGCTAGTAGATATTTCTGTCAAGGACAATATTCCTGGAGTATATTGATACTTTGTTTTAGAGGTCTTTCATCAATAATAACTCAGATATTTAGTTATGAGTGGTTTAAAAACGACTGGGAAGGTACTGATACTGGGAAGCTGAAACTGGTTTTTCTAGTTCATCTCTTTCATTGTGGAATTTTTATAAG GTATTGGTTTGCTTTGAAATACGGCTGTCAAGCTGCATTTAAACAAACAAGTAGCAGAGGTACATCAGAAACAGACCCTTCCAACTTCATTCAAAAGCAAACTATTGATGCAGTGACTGATATTAACATGCTCAGGGTGTTCAAGGCTTTTCTTGAGACCACACCACAACTTTTTCTTCAGATTTACATTCTCATGGAACATGGCAAAACTCATTTCTATCAAT ATGCTGCCATTATGATGTCTTTTTGTGGTATCTCCTTATCAATGGTTGATTATCAGATATCACTACGAAAATCTCTGCCTGACAAAGATGAATTTCATCTCTTTTCCAAGTTTGTGTATCTCTTCTATAAACTGCTTACCATCACTTCTTGGATACTCAGTATTTCATTGATCACTCTACTCAATGTCAGAATTTCTGTAATTCTGCTGATATTTCTTTGGATCTGTGGCTTCATTTGGACTTTGAAACAGAATACAACATTTTGCAAGTCTAAGAAGATGGAGTATCTGTACAGAACTGTAGTTGGAATCAtcctatttttttcattttttaacataaaggggagaagaacaaaattttgcatttctatTTATTATGCTACTCACACTGTAGTGACTCTAGGTATTTTATTTGTATACATGTTCTGGAAACCTTTCATTATCAAAGAAATATGTTTTACAATTGTAAGCATATTAACTCTTTCAAGTCTGGTGTTAggtattatttttcttgttgtttaTTACAGCCATTTTCATCCCACTACTTATTGCACACCTCAGGCATATTCAGATGAAATGGATGGAGGGGCGGGGCAAAAAGTTAGAGTGAAAAGTGGTAGATTTCAGAATTTCTTAATGCAATGA